A portion of the Phyllopteryx taeniolatus isolate TA_2022b chromosome 15, UOR_Ptae_1.2, whole genome shotgun sequence genome contains these proteins:
- the erbin gene encoding erbin isoform X5 has product MSKRSFFVRLVPCRCLRGEEEAVTSLDYSHCSLETVPKEIFSFEKTLQELFLDANQIEELPKQLFNCQLLQRLSMPDNDVTVLPPGVANLVNLRELDVSKNSIQEFPENIKNCKMLTIVEASVNPISKLPDGFTQLMSLSQLYLNDAFLEFLPASFGRLTKLQILELRENQLKMLPKFYDPADVCVCVCVCACVRRSMQKLTQLERLDLGSNEFTEVPEVLEQLTGIKELWMDGNRLTFLPGMLGTLKQLLYLDVSKNNLEMVDEQICGCESLQDLLLSNNALTQLPGTIGSLKKLTALKVDENQLMELPDSIGGLTSLDELDCSFNEIEALPASIGQCAAMRTFAADHNFLSQLPPEMGNWKNATVLFLHSNKMESLPEEMGDMHKLKVINLSNNKLKNLPYSFTKLSQMTAMWLSENQSKPLIPLQKEEDPETQKTVLTNYMFPQQTRTEDYVPNSDSESFNPALWEEQRKHRAQVAFECDEDKDERETPPREGNLKRYPTPYPDELKNMVKTAQSVAHRLKEDESNEESGRDPKSPAERNHIGVQDVGVKVIEAPHPNGLASDLGGNACNTTFTIQNIPEAVSRETESESFSSQQVPLKSSESSTINHEDTLEDSEELSDEEEEMKIAEMRPPLIEISINQPKVVTLSKDKKRRQQGCGLVAGRHGSQQQPEQQQLLVAITHVRLCVADHRQQSRQLPMHPREGGQDALPAQEQTRG; this is encoded by the exons ATGTCGAAGCGCAGCTTCTTCGTTCGCCTGGTGCCATGCCGCTGCTTGCGTGGCGAGGAGGAGGCGGTGACGTCTCTGGACTACTCCCACTGTAGCCTGGAGACAGTGCCCAAGGAGATCTTCAGCTTTGAGAAGACGCTGCAGGAGCTCTTTCTCGATGCCAACCAGATTGAAGAGCTGCCCAAA CAACTGTTCAACTGCCAGCTGCTCCAGCGACTGAGCATGCCCGACAACGACGTCACTGTGTTGCCCCCCGGCGTCGCCAACCTCGTCAACCTCAGGGAGCTTGACGTCAGCAAAAACA GTATTCAGGAGTTTCCCGAGAATATCAAGAACTGCAAAATGCTCACTATTGTGGAGGCCAGCGTCAATCCCATCTCAAA GCTGCCCGATGGTTTCACCCAGCTCATGAGCCTGAGCCAGCTCTACTTGAACGATGCCTTCCTGGAGTTCCTTCCAGCCAGTTTTGGCAG GCTGACTAAGCTGCAGATTCTGGAGCTGAGAGAGAACCAGCTGAAGATGTTGCCAAA ATTTTACGACCCTgccgatgtgtgtgtgtgtgtgtgtgtgtgtgcatgtgtccgcaggagCATGCAGAAGCTCACGCAGCTGGAAAGGTTGGACCTGGGCAGCAACGAGTTCACTGAAGTG CCTGAGGTACTGGAGCAGTTGACGGGAATCAAGGAGCTCTGGATGGACGGAAACCGGCTGACGTTCTTGCCAGGG ATGCTGGGCACGCTCAAGCAGCTGCTCTACCTGGATGTGTCCAAGAACAACCTGGAGATGGTGGACGAGCAGATCTGCGGTTGCGAAAGTCTGCAGGATTTGCTGCTCTCCAATAACGCCCTCACGCAGCTACCAGGCACCATTG GCTCACTGAAGAAACTGACAGCTCTGAAGGTGGACGAGAACCAACTAATGGAGCTTCCTGACTCCATTGGAGG GCTCACCTCTCTAGACGAACTGGACTGCAGCTTCAACGAGATCGAAGCCTTGCCAGCGTCCATCGGTCAGTGCGCGGCCATGCGCACCTTCGCCGCCGATCACAACTTCCTCAGCCAGCTTCCCCCTGAG ATGGGCAACTGGAAGAACGCCACCGTGCTGTTCCTGCACTCCAACAAAATGGAGTCGCTGCCGGAGGAGATGGGGGACATGCACAAGCTGAAGGTCATCAATCTGAGCAACAACAA GTTGAAGAACCTCCCCTACAGTTTCACTAAGCTGAGCCAAATGACGGCCATGTGGTTGTCTGAAAATCAG TCCAAACCCCTGATCCCACTGCAGAAGGAAGAGGATCCCGAGACCCAGAAAACCGTACTAACCAACTACATGTTCCCGCAACAGACCAGAACCGAGGACT ACGTTCCCAACTCCGACTCTGAAAGCTTCAATCCAGCTCTGTGGGAGGAACAGCGTAAGCACCGAGCTCAGGTGGCCTTCGAGTGCGACGAGGACAAGGACGAGAGGGAAACGCCCCCGAGG gAGGGCAACCTGAAGCGCTATCCCACGCCGTATCCCGACGAGCTGAAGAACATGGTGAAGACGGCTCAGTCGGTGGCGCACCGGCTCAAGGAAGACGAGTCGAACGAAGAGTCGGGCAGAGACCCCAAATCCCCCGCGGAGAGGAACCACATTGGCGTGCAGGACGTGGGAGTCAAG GTGATAGAAGCCCCACACCCTAATGGCCTGGCGTCAGACTTAGGAGGCAACGCTTGCAACACAACCTTCACCATCCAAAACATCCCAGAAGCAGTATCTAGGGAAACAGAGTCTGAGTCCTTCAGCTCCCAGCAAGTACCACTCAAATCATCAGAGAGTTCCACCATAAACCATGAGGACACGCTGGAG GACTCGGAGGAGCTTTCtgacgaagaggaggagatgAAGATTGCCGAGATGAGGCCGCCTCTGATCGAGATTTCCATCAACCAGCCCAAAGTGGTGACGCTGAGTAAGGACAAAAAA AGACGACAGCAAGGATGCGGACTCGTTGCTGGACGACACGGTAGCCAACAGCAACCAGAACAACAGCAACTGCTCGTCGCCATCACGCATGTCAGACTCTGTGTCGCTGACCACCGACAGCAGTCAAGACAACTCCCTATGCACCCCCGAGAGGGAGGCCAAGATGCCCTTCCTGCCCAAGAGCAG ACACGAGGATGA
- the erbin gene encoding erbin isoform X3, whose protein sequence is MSKRSFFVRLVPCRCLRGEEEAVTSLDYSHCSLETVPKEIFSFEKTLQELFLDANQIEELPKQLFNCQLLQRLSMPDNDVTVLPPGVANLVNLRELDVSKNSIQEFPENIKNCKMLTIVEASVNPISKLPDGFTQLMSLSQLYLNDAFLEFLPASFGRLTKLQILELRENQLKMLPKFYDPADVCVCVCVCACVRRSMQKLTQLERLDLGSNEFTEVPEVLEQLTGIKELWMDGNRLTFLPGMLGTLKQLLYLDVSKNNLEMVDEQICGCESLQDLLLSNNALTQLPGTIGSLKKLTALKVDENQLMELPDSIGGLTSLDELDCSFNEIEALPASIGQCAAMRTFAADHNFLSQLPPEMGNWKNATVLFLHSNKMESLPEEMGDMHKLKVINLSNNKLKNLPYSFTKLSQMTAMWLSENQSKPLIPLQKEEDPETQKTVLTNYMFPQQTRTEDYVPNSDSESFNPALWEEQRKHRAQVAFECDEDKDERETPPREGNLKRYPTPYPDELKNMVKTAQSVAHRLKEDESNEESGRDPKSPAERNHIGVQDVGVKVIEAPHPNGLASDLGGNACNTTFTIQNIPEAVSRETESESFSSQQVPLKSSESSTINHEDTLEDSEELSDEEEEMKIAEMRPPLIEISINQPKVVTLSKDKKDDSKDADSLLDDTVANSNQNNSNCSSPSRMSDSVSLTTDSSQDNSLCTPEREAKMPFLPKSRHEDENMNPSKDTGGLLHNGNSSETSLQALLRAQQSATGGDYDLSMEARLAFIEKGLNNGLGDSYTKWDQINMNVSHPPTDNMVEPQIVSVGRGEVDAKRGFDNHHFQNGNQQVSDGSSPSGEISRSTEELSPERRCHPLQVSKSQSVSNIEAGSMKLYSFDGDATAESRIVGGSCPTPASTAQTQSIVRSKSASLLNDQNLQVCPSSDLLSSSKPPTSTSRYPAPSSGATGTSPPQYNIQYSSKDGMWAQRTPMPPEHQGYLPPATHSLANINYSNRNQAPPYPLQPQQRGPPMGSKPPGDMWAKDRLHSTTSQSSGGALQRQSSTTSTASVGEPRRMQLPEGDYLTYRDIHTLARGPLAMSQAAQRPISTRTYSIDTAAPARLPSVRPQPHELPERTMSVSDFHYPQGSPSKRPNLRVKSEHSLLDGPGLVSGAPGRVPADWRDQVMRHIEAKKMEKDDVFGPPGQQSYTMDSRRKVPLMNGQVVSSARPHVSQTSMARHASREQLIDYLMLKVSHQASGPMRPPHEIHVKVEKNPELGFSISGGVGGRGNPFRPDDNGIFVTRVQPEGPASKILQPGDKIIQANGYSFVNIDHGNAVSLLKTFPSTVDLTIVRDVQA, encoded by the exons ATGTCGAAGCGCAGCTTCTTCGTTCGCCTGGTGCCATGCCGCTGCTTGCGTGGCGAGGAGGAGGCGGTGACGTCTCTGGACTACTCCCACTGTAGCCTGGAGACAGTGCCCAAGGAGATCTTCAGCTTTGAGAAGACGCTGCAGGAGCTCTTTCTCGATGCCAACCAGATTGAAGAGCTGCCCAAA CAACTGTTCAACTGCCAGCTGCTCCAGCGACTGAGCATGCCCGACAACGACGTCACTGTGTTGCCCCCCGGCGTCGCCAACCTCGTCAACCTCAGGGAGCTTGACGTCAGCAAAAACA GTATTCAGGAGTTTCCCGAGAATATCAAGAACTGCAAAATGCTCACTATTGTGGAGGCCAGCGTCAATCCCATCTCAAA GCTGCCCGATGGTTTCACCCAGCTCATGAGCCTGAGCCAGCTCTACTTGAACGATGCCTTCCTGGAGTTCCTTCCAGCCAGTTTTGGCAG GCTGACTAAGCTGCAGATTCTGGAGCTGAGAGAGAACCAGCTGAAGATGTTGCCAAA ATTTTACGACCCTgccgatgtgtgtgtgtgtgtgtgtgtgtgtgcatgtgtccgcaggagCATGCAGAAGCTCACGCAGCTGGAAAGGTTGGACCTGGGCAGCAACGAGTTCACTGAAGTG CCTGAGGTACTGGAGCAGTTGACGGGAATCAAGGAGCTCTGGATGGACGGAAACCGGCTGACGTTCTTGCCAGGG ATGCTGGGCACGCTCAAGCAGCTGCTCTACCTGGATGTGTCCAAGAACAACCTGGAGATGGTGGACGAGCAGATCTGCGGTTGCGAAAGTCTGCAGGATTTGCTGCTCTCCAATAACGCCCTCACGCAGCTACCAGGCACCATTG GCTCACTGAAGAAACTGACAGCTCTGAAGGTGGACGAGAACCAACTAATGGAGCTTCCTGACTCCATTGGAGG GCTCACCTCTCTAGACGAACTGGACTGCAGCTTCAACGAGATCGAAGCCTTGCCAGCGTCCATCGGTCAGTGCGCGGCCATGCGCACCTTCGCCGCCGATCACAACTTCCTCAGCCAGCTTCCCCCTGAG ATGGGCAACTGGAAGAACGCCACCGTGCTGTTCCTGCACTCCAACAAAATGGAGTCGCTGCCGGAGGAGATGGGGGACATGCACAAGCTGAAGGTCATCAATCTGAGCAACAACAA GTTGAAGAACCTCCCCTACAGTTTCACTAAGCTGAGCCAAATGACGGCCATGTGGTTGTCTGAAAATCAG TCCAAACCCCTGATCCCACTGCAGAAGGAAGAGGATCCCGAGACCCAGAAAACCGTACTAACCAACTACATGTTCCCGCAACAGACCAGAACCGAGGACT ACGTTCCCAACTCCGACTCTGAAAGCTTCAATCCAGCTCTGTGGGAGGAACAGCGTAAGCACCGAGCTCAGGTGGCCTTCGAGTGCGACGAGGACAAGGACGAGAGGGAAACGCCCCCGAGG gAGGGCAACCTGAAGCGCTATCCCACGCCGTATCCCGACGAGCTGAAGAACATGGTGAAGACGGCTCAGTCGGTGGCGCACCGGCTCAAGGAAGACGAGTCGAACGAAGAGTCGGGCAGAGACCCCAAATCCCCCGCGGAGAGGAACCACATTGGCGTGCAGGACGTGGGAGTCAAG GTGATAGAAGCCCCACACCCTAATGGCCTGGCGTCAGACTTAGGAGGCAACGCTTGCAACACAACCTTCACCATCCAAAACATCCCAGAAGCAGTATCTAGGGAAACAGAGTCTGAGTCCTTCAGCTCCCAGCAAGTACCACTCAAATCATCAGAGAGTTCCACCATAAACCATGAGGACACGCTGGAG GACTCGGAGGAGCTTTCtgacgaagaggaggagatgAAGATTGCCGAGATGAGGCCGCCTCTGATCGAGATTTCCATCAACCAGCCCAAAGTGGTGACGCTGAGTAAGGACAAAAAAG ACGACAGCAAGGATGCGGACTCGTTGCTGGACGACACGGTAGCCAACAGCAACCAGAACAACAGCAACTGCTCGTCGCCATCACGCATGTCAGACTCTGTGTCGCTGACCACCGACAGCAGTCAAGACAACTCCCTATGCACCCCCGAGAGGGAGGCCAAGATGCCCTTCCTGCCCAAGAGCAG ACACGAGGATGAGAACATGAACCCCTCCAAAGACACCGGCGGGCTGCTGCACAACGGCAACAGCTCGGAAACGTCACTCCAGGCGCTCCTGAGGGCCCAGCAGAGTGCCACGGGGGGTGACTATGACCTGTCCATGGAAGCACGACTAGCTTTCATTGAGAAGGGACTGAACAACGGCCTGGGAGACAGTTACACCAAGTGGGACCAGATCAACATGAACGTGTCGCACCCGCCGACAGACAATATGGTGGAGCCTCAGATTGTTTCAGTGGGACGGGGGGAAGTTGACGCCAAGCGGGGTTTTGACAACCACCATTTCCAGAACGGAAACCAGCAGGTCAGCGACGGGTCCTCACCCAGCGGCGAGATCTCTCGCAGCACTGAGGAGCTGTCCCCGGAGAGGAGGTGCCACCCCCTTCAGGTGAGCAAGTCTCAGAGTGTCAGCAACATTGAAGCGGGCAGCATGAAGCTGTACTCATTTGACGGCGACGCCACGGCAGAGAGCAGGATAGTGGGCGGCAGCTGCCCTACTCCAGCGTCCACGGCTCAGACCCAGAGTATCGTGAGGAGCAAGTCCGCGTCCTTGCTCAACGACCAAAATCTCCAAGTCTGTCCGAGCTCGGACCTGCTATCTTCCTCCAAACCGCCTACCAGCACAAGCAGGTACCCAGCGCCCTCCAGTGGGGCCACAGGCACCTCCCCTCCTCAGTACAACATCCAGTACTCAAGCAAAGACGGCATGTGGGCCCAGAGAACGCCCATGCCCCCAGAACACCAAGGCTACCTCCCTCCTGCCACCCACTCACTCGCCAACATCAACTACTCCAATCGCAATCAGGCTCCCCCATATCCACTGCAGCCCCAGCAAAGAGGGCCCCCCATGGGATCCAAACCTCCAGGGGACATGTGGGCAAAGGACAGACTCCACTCTACCACCAGCCAGTCCAGTGGAGGCGCGCTGCAGCGGCAGAGCAGCACCACCTCCACCGCCTCAGTAGGCGAGCCTCGGCGCATGCAACTGCCTGAGGGCGACTACCTGACCTACCGGGACATTCACACCCTGGCCAGGGGCCCGCTAGCCATGAGCCAGGCGGCGCAGCGGCCCATCTCCACCCGCACGTACAGCATCGACACAGCCGCTCCGGCCAGGCTGCCCAGCGTCCGGCCGCAGCCCCACGAACTCCCGGAGAGGACCATGTCGGTCAGCGACTTCCACTACCCACAGGGCAGCCCCAGCAAGAGGCCTAATCTTAGGGTCAAATCGGAGCACTCGCTCCTGGACGGGCCGGGGCTGGTGTCGGGTGCGCCGGGAAGGGTGCCGGCCGACTGGAGGGACCAGGTGATGCGGCACATTGAGGCCAAGAAGAtggaaaag GACGATGTGTTTGGGCCACCGGGGCAGCAGAGCTACACCATGGACTCCCGCAGAAAA GTGCCTCTAATGAACGGTCAGGTGGTCTCATCGGCTCGTCCTCACGTGAGTCAGACGTCCATGGCCCGCCACGCCTCCAGAGAGCAGCTCATCGATTATTTGATGCTCAAAGTCTCCCACCAGGCCTCGGGGCCTATGCGGCCGCCACACGAG ATCCATGTGAAGGTAGAGAAAAATCCGGAACTTGGTTTCAGTATATCCGGAGGAGTGGGAGGTCGCGGAAACCCATTTCGTCCAGATGACAAT GGGATCTTTGTGACAAGGGTCCAGCCTGAGGGTCCAGCATCCAAGATTCTTCAGCCCGGTGATAAAATTATCCAA GCGAACGGCTACAGCTTCGTGAACATCGACCATGGGAACGCCGTTTCCCTTCTCAAGACGTTCCCCAGTACTGTGGATCTGACAATCGTGAGAGACGTGCAAGCGTAA
- the erbin gene encoding erbin isoform X4, with the protein MSKRSFFVRLVPCRCLRGEEEAVTSLDYSHCSLETVPKEIFSFEKTLQELFLDANQIEELPKQLFNCQLLQRLSMPDNDVTVLPPGVANLVNLRELDVSKNSIQEFPENIKNCKMLTIVEASVNPISKLPDGFTQLMSLSQLYLNDAFLEFLPASFGRLTKLQILELRENQLKMLPKSMQKLTQLERLDLGSNEFTEVPEVLEQLTGIKELWMDGNRLTFLPGMLGTLKQLLYLDVSKNNLEMVDEQICGCESLQDLLLSNNALTQLPGTIGSLKKLTALKVDENQLMELPDSIGGLTSLDELDCSFNEIEALPASIGQCAAMRTFAADHNFLSQLPPEMGNWKNATVLFLHSNKMESLPEEMGDMHKLKVINLSNNKLKNLPYSFTKLSQMTAMWLSENQSKPLIPLQKEEDPETQKTVLTNYMFPQQTRTEDYVPNSDSESFNPALWEEQRKHRAQVAFECDEDKDERETPPREGNLKRYPTPYPDELKNMVKTAQSVAHRLKEDESNEESGRDPKSPAERNHIGVQDVGVKVIEAPHPNGLASDLGGNACNTTFTIQNIPEAVSRETESESFSSQQVPLKSSESSTINHEDTLEDSEELSDEEEEMKIAEMRPPLIEISINQPKVVTLSKDKKDDSKDADSLLDDTVANSNQNNSNCSSPSRMSDSVSLTTDSSQDNSLCTPEREAKMPFLPKSRHEDENMNPSKDTGGLLHNGNSSETSLQALLRAQQSATGGDYDLSMEARLAFIEKGLNNGLGDSYTKWDQINMNVSHPPTDNMVEPQIVSVGRGEVDAKRGFDNHHFQNGNQQVSDGSSPSGEISRSTEELSPERRCHPLQVSKSQSVSNIEAGSMKLYSFDGDATAESRIVGGSCPTPASTAQTQSIVRSKSASLLNDQNLQVCPSSDLLSSSKPPTSTSRYPAPSSGATGTSPPQYNIQYSSKDGMWAQRTPMPPEHQGYLPPATHSLANINYSNRNQAPPYPLQPQQRGPPMGSKPPGDMWAKDRLHSTTSQSSGGALQRQSSTTSTASVGEPRRMQLPEGDYLTYRDIHTLARGPLAMSQAAQRPISTRTYSIDTAAPARLPSVRPQPHELPERTMSVSDFHYPQGSPSKRPNLRVKSEHSLLDGPGLVSGAPGRVPADWRDQVMRHIEAKKMEKDDVFGPPGQQSYTMDSRRKVPLMNGQVVSSARPHVSQTSMARHASREQLIDYLMLKVSHQASGPMRPPHEIHVKVEKNPELGFSISGGVGGRGNPFRPDDNGIFVTRVQPEGPASKILQPGDKIIQANGYSFVNIDHGNAVSLLKTFPSTVDLTIVRDVQA; encoded by the exons ATGTCGAAGCGCAGCTTCTTCGTTCGCCTGGTGCCATGCCGCTGCTTGCGTGGCGAGGAGGAGGCGGTGACGTCTCTGGACTACTCCCACTGTAGCCTGGAGACAGTGCCCAAGGAGATCTTCAGCTTTGAGAAGACGCTGCAGGAGCTCTTTCTCGATGCCAACCAGATTGAAGAGCTGCCCAAA CAACTGTTCAACTGCCAGCTGCTCCAGCGACTGAGCATGCCCGACAACGACGTCACTGTGTTGCCCCCCGGCGTCGCCAACCTCGTCAACCTCAGGGAGCTTGACGTCAGCAAAAACA GTATTCAGGAGTTTCCCGAGAATATCAAGAACTGCAAAATGCTCACTATTGTGGAGGCCAGCGTCAATCCCATCTCAAA GCTGCCCGATGGTTTCACCCAGCTCATGAGCCTGAGCCAGCTCTACTTGAACGATGCCTTCCTGGAGTTCCTTCCAGCCAGTTTTGGCAG GCTGACTAAGCTGCAGATTCTGGAGCTGAGAGAGAACCAGCTGAAGATGTTGCCAAA gagCATGCAGAAGCTCACGCAGCTGGAAAGGTTGGACCTGGGCAGCAACGAGTTCACTGAAGTG CCTGAGGTACTGGAGCAGTTGACGGGAATCAAGGAGCTCTGGATGGACGGAAACCGGCTGACGTTCTTGCCAGGG ATGCTGGGCACGCTCAAGCAGCTGCTCTACCTGGATGTGTCCAAGAACAACCTGGAGATGGTGGACGAGCAGATCTGCGGTTGCGAAAGTCTGCAGGATTTGCTGCTCTCCAATAACGCCCTCACGCAGCTACCAGGCACCATTG GCTCACTGAAGAAACTGACAGCTCTGAAGGTGGACGAGAACCAACTAATGGAGCTTCCTGACTCCATTGGAGG GCTCACCTCTCTAGACGAACTGGACTGCAGCTTCAACGAGATCGAAGCCTTGCCAGCGTCCATCGGTCAGTGCGCGGCCATGCGCACCTTCGCCGCCGATCACAACTTCCTCAGCCAGCTTCCCCCTGAG ATGGGCAACTGGAAGAACGCCACCGTGCTGTTCCTGCACTCCAACAAAATGGAGTCGCTGCCGGAGGAGATGGGGGACATGCACAAGCTGAAGGTCATCAATCTGAGCAACAACAA GTTGAAGAACCTCCCCTACAGTTTCACTAAGCTGAGCCAAATGACGGCCATGTGGTTGTCTGAAAATCAG TCCAAACCCCTGATCCCACTGCAGAAGGAAGAGGATCCCGAGACCCAGAAAACCGTACTAACCAACTACATGTTCCCGCAACAGACCAGAACCGAGGACT ACGTTCCCAACTCCGACTCTGAAAGCTTCAATCCAGCTCTGTGGGAGGAACAGCGTAAGCACCGAGCTCAGGTGGCCTTCGAGTGCGACGAGGACAAGGACGAGAGGGAAACGCCCCCGAGG gAGGGCAACCTGAAGCGCTATCCCACGCCGTATCCCGACGAGCTGAAGAACATGGTGAAGACGGCTCAGTCGGTGGCGCACCGGCTCAAGGAAGACGAGTCGAACGAAGAGTCGGGCAGAGACCCCAAATCCCCCGCGGAGAGGAACCACATTGGCGTGCAGGACGTGGGAGTCAAG GTGATAGAAGCCCCACACCCTAATGGCCTGGCGTCAGACTTAGGAGGCAACGCTTGCAACACAACCTTCACCATCCAAAACATCCCAGAAGCAGTATCTAGGGAAACAGAGTCTGAGTCCTTCAGCTCCCAGCAAGTACCACTCAAATCATCAGAGAGTTCCACCATAAACCATGAGGACACGCTGGAG GACTCGGAGGAGCTTTCtgacgaagaggaggagatgAAGATTGCCGAGATGAGGCCGCCTCTGATCGAGATTTCCATCAACCAGCCCAAAGTGGTGACGCTGAGTAAGGACAAAAAAG ACGACAGCAAGGATGCGGACTCGTTGCTGGACGACACGGTAGCCAACAGCAACCAGAACAACAGCAACTGCTCGTCGCCATCACGCATGTCAGACTCTGTGTCGCTGACCACCGACAGCAGTCAAGACAACTCCCTATGCACCCCCGAGAGGGAGGCCAAGATGCCCTTCCTGCCCAAGAGCAG ACACGAGGATGAGAACATGAACCCCTCCAAAGACACCGGCGGGCTGCTGCACAACGGCAACAGCTCGGAAACGTCACTCCAGGCGCTCCTGAGGGCCCAGCAGAGTGCCACGGGGGGTGACTATGACCTGTCCATGGAAGCACGACTAGCTTTCATTGAGAAGGGACTGAACAACGGCCTGGGAGACAGTTACACCAAGTGGGACCAGATCAACATGAACGTGTCGCACCCGCCGACAGACAATATGGTGGAGCCTCAGATTGTTTCAGTGGGACGGGGGGAAGTTGACGCCAAGCGGGGTTTTGACAACCACCATTTCCAGAACGGAAACCAGCAGGTCAGCGACGGGTCCTCACCCAGCGGCGAGATCTCTCGCAGCACTGAGGAGCTGTCCCCGGAGAGGAGGTGCCACCCCCTTCAGGTGAGCAAGTCTCAGAGTGTCAGCAACATTGAAGCGGGCAGCATGAAGCTGTACTCATTTGACGGCGACGCCACGGCAGAGAGCAGGATAGTGGGCGGCAGCTGCCCTACTCCAGCGTCCACGGCTCAGACCCAGAGTATCGTGAGGAGCAAGTCCGCGTCCTTGCTCAACGACCAAAATCTCCAAGTCTGTCCGAGCTCGGACCTGCTATCTTCCTCCAAACCGCCTACCAGCACAAGCAGGTACCCAGCGCCCTCCAGTGGGGCCACAGGCACCTCCCCTCCTCAGTACAACATCCAGTACTCAAGCAAAGACGGCATGTGGGCCCAGAGAACGCCCATGCCCCCAGAACACCAAGGCTACCTCCCTCCTGCCACCCACTCACTCGCCAACATCAACTACTCCAATCGCAATCAGGCTCCCCCATATCCACTGCAGCCCCAGCAAAGAGGGCCCCCCATGGGATCCAAACCTCCAGGGGACATGTGGGCAAAGGACAGACTCCACTCTACCACCAGCCAGTCCAGTGGAGGCGCGCTGCAGCGGCAGAGCAGCACCACCTCCACCGCCTCAGTAGGCGAGCCTCGGCGCATGCAACTGCCTGAGGGCGACTACCTGACCTACCGGGACATTCACACCCTGGCCAGGGGCCCGCTAGCCATGAGCCAGGCGGCGCAGCGGCCCATCTCCACCCGCACGTACAGCATCGACACAGCCGCTCCGGCCAGGCTGCCCAGCGTCCGGCCGCAGCCCCACGAACTCCCGGAGAGGACCATGTCGGTCAGCGACTTCCACTACCCACAGGGCAGCCCCAGCAAGAGGCCTAATCTTAGGGTCAAATCGGAGCACTCGCTCCTGGACGGGCCGGGGCTGGTGTCGGGTGCGCCGGGAAGGGTGCCGGCCGACTGGAGGGACCAGGTGATGCGGCACATTGAGGCCAAGAAGAtggaaaag GACGATGTGTTTGGGCCACCGGGGCAGCAGAGCTACACCATGGACTCCCGCAGAAAA GTGCCTCTAATGAACGGTCAGGTGGTCTCATCGGCTCGTCCTCACGTGAGTCAGACGTCCATGGCCCGCCACGCCTCCAGAGAGCAGCTCATCGATTATTTGATGCTCAAAGTCTCCCACCAGGCCTCGGGGCCTATGCGGCCGCCACACGAG ATCCATGTGAAGGTAGAGAAAAATCCGGAACTTGGTTTCAGTATATCCGGAGGAGTGGGAGGTCGCGGAAACCCATTTCGTCCAGATGACAAT GGGATCTTTGTGACAAGGGTCCAGCCTGAGGGTCCAGCATCCAAGATTCTTCAGCCCGGTGATAAAATTATCCAA GCGAACGGCTACAGCTTCGTGAACATCGACCATGGGAACGCCGTTTCCCTTCTCAAGACGTTCCCCAGTACTGTGGATCTGACAATCGTGAGAGACGTGCAAGCGTAA